One Luteimonas sp. MC1825 DNA segment encodes these proteins:
- a CDS encoding DUF4126 domain-containing protein, which yields MSEAQLFAIGVLLAWLAGIRVYMTVFGVGVAGALGWLDLPQALEVTTSPWVMGISGVLALVEFFADKIPGVDSAWDLLQTLARVPAGAFLAAAALSPDGDLSTGMLATGAGVALGSHVLKAGSRALINTSPEPLSNWGASAAEDVAVVGLMGLALAYPWLALGLAGLISALLALALWWVWRRLFRRRPPHATPPGA from the coding sequence ATGTCCGAAGCCCAGCTGTTCGCAATCGGCGTGCTGCTGGCCTGGCTTGCCGGCATCCGCGTGTACATGACGGTGTTCGGCGTGGGCGTGGCCGGCGCGCTCGGCTGGCTCGACCTGCCGCAGGCGCTCGAGGTCACCACCTCGCCGTGGGTGATGGGCATCTCCGGCGTGCTGGCGCTGGTCGAGTTCTTCGCCGACAAGATCCCCGGGGTGGACTCCGCATGGGACCTGCTGCAGACCCTCGCCCGCGTGCCGGCAGGCGCCTTCCTGGCGGCCGCCGCGCTGTCGCCTGACGGCGACCTGTCCACCGGCATGCTCGCCACCGGGGCCGGGGTCGCGCTTGGCAGCCACGTGCTGAAGGCCGGCAGCCGCGCACTGATCAATACATCGCCGGAACCGCTCAGCAACTGGGGCGCATCGGCCGCGGAGGACGTGGCGGTGGTCGGGCTGATGGGCCTTGCCCTCGCCTACCCGTGGCTGGCCCTGGGACTGGCGGGCCTGATCAGCGCGCTGCTGGCGCTGGCGCTGTGGTGGGTCTGGCGGCGCCTGTTCCGCCGCCGGCCACCGCACGCCACCCCGCCC
- a CDS encoding DUF6776 family protein: MPDSQLPEHPHPRAHLALLALLAAALLFGLWGVWTVVGARGGEAATVGSELDGLRQQVATLARSDQVSREANQDLQGTLAERDEEVSALRADVAFYERLVGSTSQRRGLTVHGLRLQPQGEGAWHFTATLTQTLNRAAVSRGRLTLAVEGSRNGSLERLEWSDLRPQDDAMGAEYSFKYFQQLEGDILLPEGFTPLRVHVRLAPVGAPAVDGSFPWADAAGDVAPRSSPDA, from the coding sequence ATGCCCGATTCGCAGCTCCCGGAACATCCGCACCCGCGCGCGCATCTCGCGCTGCTGGCCCTGCTGGCCGCGGCGCTGCTGTTCGGCCTGTGGGGCGTGTGGACGGTGGTGGGCGCGCGCGGCGGCGAGGCGGCGACGGTCGGCTCGGAACTCGATGGCCTGCGCCAGCAGGTCGCCACCCTGGCGCGTTCCGACCAGGTCAGCCGCGAGGCCAACCAGGACCTGCAGGGCACCCTCGCAGAGCGCGACGAGGAGGTCTCCGCGCTGCGCGCCGACGTCGCCTTCTACGAGCGCCTGGTCGGTTCCACCAGCCAGCGCCGCGGCCTGACCGTGCATGGCCTGCGCCTGCAGCCGCAGGGAGAGGGGGCCTGGCACTTCACCGCCACCCTCACCCAGACCCTCAACCGCGCCGCGGTCAGCCGCGGGCGGCTGACGCTCGCGGTGGAAGGCTCGCGCAACGGCAGCCTGGAGCGGCTCGAGTGGAGCGACCTGCGCCCGCAGGACGATGCGATGGGCGCGGAGTATTCATTCAAGTACTTCCAGCAGCTGGAGGGCGACATCCTGTTGCCCGAGGGGTTCACCCCGCTGCGCGTGCACGTGCGCCTCGCGCCGGTCGGGGCGCCGGCGGTCGACGGGTCCTTCCCGTGGGCGGACGCGGCGGGCGACGTGGCACCGCGTTCCAGCCCCGACGCTTGA
- the erpA gene encoding iron-sulfur cluster insertion protein ErpA yields the protein MDTIIDLAAPDYLGLDRPLDFTPAAAAKVRELISEEGNPALKLRVYIQGGGCSGFQYGFEFDETRGEDDLAVDTDGVTLLVDPLSLQYLMGAAVDYSESLHGAQFTIRNPNAKSTCGCGSSFTT from the coding sequence ATGGATACCATCATCGATCTGGCCGCCCCCGATTACCTGGGGCTGGACCGTCCGCTCGATTTCACGCCCGCCGCTGCCGCCAAGGTCCGCGAGCTGATCAGCGAAGAAGGCAACCCGGCGCTGAAGCTGCGCGTGTATATCCAGGGCGGCGGCTGCTCCGGCTTCCAGTACGGCTTCGAGTTCGACGAGACCCGTGGCGAGGACGACCTGGCGGTGGACACCGACGGCGTCACCCTGCTGGTCGACCCGCTCAGCCTGCAGTACCTGATGGGCGCGGCGGTGGATTACAGCGAAAGCCTGCATGGCGCGCAGTTCACCATCCGCAATCCGAATGCCAAGTCGACCTGCGGCTGCGGCAGCAGCTTCACGACATGA
- the nudC gene encoding NAD(+) diphosphatase has translation MTERRRAPFAFIDAPLDRAEHLRDDPAALARLWADGRVLVVDAEGRAWSDDQGQLLAPPCASLGAMPTDALFLGLRGEEGWFALPATSAVESGEPPGVDLRTAAGQWPGFEATAFAQARAVLHWRARHRHCGACGTTLAFARAGWLGRCPGCALEHYPRTDPAVIVAVSNGARLLLGRSPGWPPRRYSVLAGFVEPGESLEQTVVREVFEESAVRVRACRYLGSQPWPFPSSLMLGFAADAGPDVPRCNDELEDARWFGRDEVGAALRGESGDDGLLLSPSISISRWLIEDWYAGTG, from the coding sequence ATGACCGAGCGGCGCCGGGCGCCGTTCGCCTTCATCGACGCACCGCTCGACCGCGCCGAACACCTCCGTGACGATCCCGCCGCCCTCGCGCGCCTGTGGGCGGATGGCCGCGTGCTGGTGGTGGACGCCGAGGGCCGCGCCTGGTCGGACGACCAGGGGCAGCTGCTGGCGCCGCCGTGCGCAAGCCTCGGCGCGATGCCTACCGATGCGCTGTTCCTCGGCCTGCGTGGCGAGGAAGGCTGGTTTGCCCTTCCGGCCACCTCGGCGGTGGAATCCGGCGAGCCGCCGGGCGTCGACCTGCGCACCGCGGCCGGCCAGTGGCCCGGCTTCGAAGCCACCGCATTCGCGCAGGCGCGCGCGGTGCTGCACTGGCGCGCGCGCCACCGCCATTGCGGCGCCTGTGGCACGACGCTCGCCTTCGCCCGCGCCGGCTGGCTGGGCCGCTGCCCGGGCTGCGCGCTGGAACATTACCCGCGCACCGATCCGGCAGTGATCGTGGCGGTCAGCAATGGCGCGCGGCTGCTGCTCGGGCGCAGCCCGGGCTGGCCACCGCGCCGCTATTCGGTGCTGGCGGGCTTCGTGGAGCCGGGCGAATCACTGGAGCAGACCGTGGTGCGCGAAGTCTTCGAGGAGAGCGCGGTGCGCGTGCGCGCCTGCCGCTACCTGGGCTCGCAGCCGTGGCCGTTCCCGTCGTCGCTGATGCTCGGCTTCGCGGCCGACGCAGGGCCGGACGTTCCGCGCTGCAACGACGAGCTCGAGGACGCCCGCTGGTTCGGGCGCGACGAGGTCGGCGCCGCGCTGCGCGGCGAGTCCGGTGATGACGGCCTGCTGCTGTCGCCGTCGATCTCGATCTCGCGCTGGCTGATCGAGGACTGGTACGCCGGCACCGGCTGA
- a CDS encoding MFS transporter yields the protein MRHSQFALLTQRRFLPYFGVQALGAFNDNVYRQAIIGLLFHLGVDSDQRTLYTNLAPALFIAPYFLFSAIAGQFAEKLEKQRLIRITTAMEIVIMSLAGVGFLMGSMPLLLVALFATGMQSTLFGPVKYSILPAVLKPEELTGGNGLVEMGTSLSILAGMIYGGLVFQVAGSWGPEAAAASVVALAVIGNLVARMIPRVDAGAPDLQVNWNPVPESVRIWKLTRRTPAVRNAILGVSWFWFVGTVLTAQLPNYAELHLGAAERSTSLYIFGLALFSIGVGTGSLLCEKLSARTVEIGLVPLGALGISAFMLDLYFARSGLAPQAGLDIAGFLAGDNGWRIAFDLTGIGFSCGLFIVPLFALVQSRTPNHEMARVFAGLNIQNSAFIVAAAVIGLALQQVLGWSIPQVFLALAIANLVVATWIFTIVPEFAMRFVSWLLVRTLYRLELHGIERHVPDEGPALLVCNHVSYMDALILAASIPRPVRFVMYYRIFQIPVMRWIFRAAGAIPIASPREDLAMMERAFDAIDAALADGELVLIFPEGRLTRDGAIAPFKSGVERILARRPVPVVPMALRGMWASMWSRRGAAAEGGLLDRMRVPRRFRAHVAVMAQAPVAGQDATAASLEAQVRTLRGEAA from the coding sequence ATGCGCCACAGCCAGTTCGCACTGCTCACCCAGCGCCGCTTCCTGCCCTACTTCGGCGTGCAGGCGCTCGGCGCCTTCAACGACAACGTGTACCGGCAGGCGATCATCGGCCTGCTGTTCCATCTCGGCGTGGACAGCGACCAGCGCACGCTCTACACCAACCTCGCGCCGGCGCTGTTCATCGCGCCCTATTTCCTGTTTTCGGCGATCGCCGGGCAGTTCGCCGAGAAACTCGAAAAGCAGCGCCTGATCCGCATCACCACGGCGATGGAGATCGTGATCATGTCGCTGGCCGGCGTGGGCTTCCTGATGGGCAGCATGCCGCTGCTGCTGGTGGCGCTGTTCGCGACCGGCATGCAGTCGACGCTGTTCGGACCGGTGAAGTATTCGATCCTGCCGGCGGTGCTGAAACCCGAGGAACTCACCGGCGGCAACGGCCTGGTGGAGATGGGCACGTCGCTGTCGATCCTCGCCGGCATGATCTATGGCGGGCTGGTCTTCCAGGTGGCGGGCAGCTGGGGGCCGGAGGCCGCGGCCGCCTCGGTGGTCGCGCTGGCGGTCATCGGCAACCTGGTGGCGCGCATGATCCCGCGTGTCGACGCCGGCGCGCCTGACCTCCAGGTCAACTGGAACCCGGTGCCGGAATCGGTGCGCATCTGGAAGCTCACCCGGCGCACGCCGGCGGTGCGCAACGCGATCCTGGGCGTGTCCTGGTTCTGGTTCGTGGGCACGGTCCTGACCGCACAATTGCCCAACTATGCCGAACTGCACCTCGGCGCAGCCGAGCGCTCGACCAGCCTCTACATCTTCGGCCTGGCGCTGTTCTCGATCGGCGTCGGCACCGGCTCGCTGCTGTGCGAGAAGCTCTCCGCGCGCACCGTCGAGATCGGCCTGGTGCCGCTCGGTGCGCTGGGCATCAGTGCCTTCATGCTGGACCTGTACTTCGCGCGCAGCGGGCTGGCGCCGCAGGCCGGACTCGACATCGCCGGCTTCCTCGCCGGCGACAACGGCTGGCGCATCGCGTTCGACCTGACCGGCATCGGCTTCTCCTGCGGCCTGTTCATCGTGCCGCTGTTCGCGCTGGTGCAGAGCCGCACGCCCAATCACGAGATGGCACGCGTGTTCGCCGGGCTCAACATCCAGAACTCGGCCTTCATCGTCGCCGCGGCAGTCATTGGCCTGGCGCTGCAGCAGGTGCTCGGCTGGAGCATTCCGCAGGTGTTCCTGGCGCTGGCGATCGCCAACCTGGTGGTCGCCACGTGGATCTTCACCATCGTGCCCGAGTTCGCGATGCGCTTCGTCAGCTGGCTGCTGGTGCGCACGCTGTATCGGCTGGAGCTGCACGGCATCGAACGCCACGTGCCCGACGAGGGCCCGGCGCTGCTGGTGTGCAACCACGTCAGCTACATGGATGCGCTGATCCTGGCGGCGAGCATCCCGCGCCCGGTGCGGTTCGTCATGTACTACCGGATCTTCCAGATCCCTGTGATGCGCTGGATCTTCCGCGCCGCCGGCGCGATCCCGATCGCCAGCCCGCGCGAGGACCTGGCGATGATGGAACGCGCCTTCGACGCCATCGATGCGGCGCTGGCCGACGGCGAACTGGTGCTGATCTTCCCCGAGGGCCGCCTGACGCGGGATGGCGCCATCGCGCCGTTCAAGTCGGGCGTCGAGCGCATCCTGGCGCGGCGACCGGTGCCGGTGGTGCCGATGGCGCTGCGCGGCATGTGGGCCAGCATGTGGAGCCGCCGCGGCGCCGCGGCCGAGGGCGGCCTGCTGGACCGCATGCGCGTGCCGCGCCGCTTCCGCGCCCATGTCGCGGTGATGGCCCAGGCGCCGGTCGCGGGCCAGGACGCCACGGCGGCCTCGCTCGAGGCGCAGGTGCGCACGCTGCGCGGCGAAGCCGCCTAG
- a CDS encoding helix-turn-helix domain-containing protein produces the protein MSNLASTLKSEISRLARKEMKAQTDALRKASSGYRRDIAELKRQVAVLSRQVKKAGGRQAADTSAGEDDTTASRFSAKGLKSLRARLDLSAADFGKLAGASAQSVYNWENGKTIPRATQVAGIVPLRSLGKREAQARLEALSTAPKAKAKPRAKKAANA, from the coding sequence GTGTCCAACCTCGCGTCGACCCTGAAGTCCGAAATCTCGCGCCTTGCCCGCAAGGAAATGAAGGCGCAGACCGATGCCCTGCGCAAGGCCAGCAGCGGCTACCGCCGCGACATCGCCGAACTCAAGCGCCAGGTGGCCGTGCTGTCGCGGCAGGTGAAAAAGGCGGGCGGCAGGCAGGCCGCGGATACCTCCGCTGGCGAGGATGACACCACCGCGTCGCGCTTCTCCGCCAAGGGCCTGAAGTCGCTGCGCGCGCGCCTGGACCTCTCCGCCGCGGACTTCGGCAAGCTGGCCGGCGCCAGTGCGCAGTCCGTCTACAACTGGGAAAACGGCAAGACCATTCCCCGCGCCACCCAGGTCGCGGGCATCGTGCCGCTGCGTTCGCTCGGCAAGCGCGAAGCGCAGGCGCGACTCGAGGCGCTGTCCACCGCGCCCAAGGCGAAGGCCAAGCCGCGCGCGAAGAAGGCCGCGAACGCCTGA
- a CDS encoding LemA family protein produces MRYILLMVLAVMLSGCGYNQIQQKDEAVDAGWSEVLNQYKRRADLVPNLVSTVKGYAAHEQQVLTAVTEARAKVGEVNVNADDPASLQQFQQAQGELSSALSRLMVVVENYPNLKADQGFLNLQTQLEGTENRITVARGRYIQLVQDYNTYIRSFPQNLVAKMFGHKVRPNFEVENERELQDAPAVDFGAAADRAPQPMLQLAA; encoded by the coding sequence ATGCGCTACATCCTGTTGATGGTGCTGGCCGTCATGTTGAGCGGCTGCGGCTACAACCAGATCCAGCAGAAGGACGAGGCGGTCGACGCCGGCTGGTCGGAGGTGCTCAACCAGTACAAGCGGCGCGCGGACCTGGTGCCCAACCTGGTATCCACGGTGAAAGGCTACGCCGCGCACGAGCAGCAGGTATTGACCGCGGTGACCGAGGCGCGCGCCAAGGTCGGCGAGGTCAACGTCAATGCCGACGATCCTGCTTCGCTGCAGCAGTTCCAGCAGGCACAGGGTGAGCTGTCGAGCGCACTGTCGCGGCTGATGGTGGTGGTGGAGAACTATCCCAACCTCAAGGCCGACCAGGGGTTCCTCAACCTGCAGACGCAGCTGGAGGGCACGGAGAACCGGATCACCGTGGCCCGCGGCCGCTACATCCAGCTGGTGCAGGACTACAACACCTACATCCGCTCGTTCCCGCAGAACCTGGTCGCCAAGATGTTCGGCCACAAGGTCCGCCCCAACTTCGAGGTCGAGAACGAACGCGAGCTCCAGGACGCGCCGGCGGTCGACTTCGGCGCGGCGGCGGACCGCGCGCCGCAGCCCATGTTGCAGCTGGCGGCCTGA
- a CDS encoding TPM domain-containing protein yields the protein MRMRAVLTGRWWPALVLACALAWLPLPQARAQELAAVPALDSPVVDATGTLDAAQRAQLERQALELQQRKGSQLQVLVVASTQPESIEQYTQRVFDQWRPGRKGVDDAVLVVVAKDDRRVRIQPGYGLEGAIPDITAGRIIQEYMAPRFRAGDYGGGIIDATAVLVRLIDGEPLPEPIASHREGGGGGGSGSWLGALFAAFVVATIVRGVFGRAPAVLRGLFTGGAAGTAAWLLSAALGLGGVAAVIGFLFGLSKASAGRYVRHGGWGGFGGGGWGGGGFGGGGGGFGGGGGGGWSGGGGMSGGGGASGSW from the coding sequence ATGCGCATGCGCGCCGTGCTGACGGGCCGGTGGTGGCCGGCGCTGGTGCTGGCCTGCGCGCTGGCGTGGCTGCCGTTGCCGCAGGCGCGCGCGCAGGAACTGGCCGCGGTGCCGGCGCTGGACTCGCCGGTGGTCGACGCCACCGGCACCCTCGATGCCGCGCAGCGCGCGCAGCTGGAACGCCAGGCGCTGGAGCTGCAGCAGCGCAAGGGCAGCCAGCTGCAGGTGCTGGTGGTCGCCAGCACGCAGCCGGAATCGATCGAGCAGTACACGCAGCGCGTGTTCGACCAATGGCGGCCGGGACGCAAGGGCGTCGACGACGCGGTGCTGGTGGTGGTGGCGAAGGATGATCGCCGCGTACGCATCCAGCCCGGCTACGGCCTGGAGGGTGCGATACCCGATATCACCGCCGGGCGGATCATCCAGGAATACATGGCACCCAGGTTCCGCGCCGGCGATTACGGCGGCGGGATCATCGATGCCACCGCGGTGCTGGTGCGCCTGATCGATGGCGAGCCGTTGCCGGAACCGATCGCCAGCCACCGCGAAGGCGGTGGTGGTGGCGGCAGCGGCAGCTGGCTCGGCGCGCTGTTCGCCGCGTTCGTGGTCGCGACCATCGTGCGCGGCGTGTTCGGGCGCGCACCGGCCGTCCTGCGCGGCCTGTTCACCGGCGGTGCCGCCGGCACCGCGGCCTGGCTGCTTTCGGCCGCGCTGGGGCTGGGTGGCGTGGCGGCGGTGATCGGCTTCCTGTTCGGCCTGTCGAAGGCGTCCGCTGGCCGTTACGTACGCCACGGCGGCTGGGGCGGGTTTGGCGGCGGTGGCTGGGGTGGCGGCGGTTTCGGTGGCGGCGGTGGCGGATTCGGCGGTGGAGGTGGCGGTGGCTGGTCCGGCGGTGGCGGCATGAGCGGGGGCGGTGGTGCCTCGGGGAGCTGGTGA
- a CDS encoding TPM domain-containing protein, producing MRLLRHLFAPTAHGVFPADSLQRIAEAVAEGERRHRGEVCFAVEPALPALRVVQGVTARARASEVFAELRVWDTQANNGVLVYLLLADHRIEIVADRGLDGLVTDGQWREACARMEERLRAGEHEAAALAGVGAVSGLLARHFPRVAGDIDENELPDLPRLL from the coding sequence ATGCGCCTGCTGCGGCACCTGTTCGCGCCGACCGCCCACGGCGTGTTTCCCGCCGACAGCCTGCAACGGATCGCGGAGGCCGTGGCGGAGGGCGAACGGCGCCATCGCGGCGAAGTGTGTTTCGCGGTGGAGCCTGCACTGCCGGCGTTGCGCGTGGTCCAAGGCGTCACCGCGCGCGCGCGCGCGAGCGAGGTTTTCGCCGAGCTGCGCGTGTGGGACACGCAGGCCAACAACGGCGTACTGGTCTACCTGCTGCTGGCCGACCACCGGATCGAGATCGTCGCCGATCGCGGCCTCGACGGGCTGGTCACCGATGGCCAATGGCGCGAGGCATGCGCGCGGATGGAGGAACGCCTCCGCGCCGGCGAACACGAAGCCGCCGCGCTCGCCGGCGTCGGCGCGGTCTCCGGCCTCCTCGCACGACACTTCCCGCGCGTGGCCGGGGACATCGACGAGAACGAACTGCCCGATCTCCCGCGGCTGCTGTGA
- a CDS encoding DUF4010 domain-containing protein codes for MDWNEVVRALSAALGIGLLIGAVRERAHVDGSSVAGVRTHALLALLGAIAYGFGTAAYVAVLLAVALLAHAAYVRTRDQDPGLTGEVAMLLTVALAGLTRESPSLAAGLGVVVAVLLWAKDPLRRLSRELISEREMKDGLLLAAAALVVLPLLPDVPLDPWGVLQPAMLWRIVVLVLAVGMVGHVALRAVGARRGLPVAGFFSGFASSTAAVASYGRLARDQPRLATEAAAAALLSNLASVLLLAAVIGAVSPGFLRTAAWPLGGAAIGLLLVAATGLHRTRGDSPAAEAPQARAFRLSHAIGIALPIAAVMLAAEALRRSFGDAGALIGATVAALAELQAAGATIARLAEIGGLPHAQARWGVAGLLAASALTKLVLAFASGGARYGRITGGGLVLMVVLAAAGAWLAPA; via the coding sequence GTGGACTGGAACGAGGTGGTCCGCGCGCTCAGCGCCGCGCTCGGCATCGGCCTGCTGATCGGTGCGGTGCGCGAGCGTGCGCACGTCGACGGTTCGAGCGTCGCCGGCGTCCGTACCCATGCGCTGCTGGCGCTGCTGGGCGCGATCGCCTACGGCTTCGGCACCGCCGCGTATGTCGCAGTGCTGCTGGCGGTCGCCCTGCTGGCGCATGCCGCCTACGTGCGCACGCGTGACCAGGATCCGGGCCTCACCGGCGAGGTGGCGATGCTGCTCACCGTGGCGCTCGCCGGGCTGACGCGGGAATCGCCGTCACTCGCCGCCGGCCTCGGCGTGGTGGTGGCGGTGCTGCTCTGGGCCAAGGATCCGCTGCGGCGCCTGAGCCGCGAACTGATCAGCGAACGCGAGATGAAGGACGGCCTGCTGCTGGCGGCCGCCGCGCTGGTGGTGTTGCCGCTGCTTCCCGACGTACCACTCGATCCCTGGGGCGTGCTGCAGCCGGCGATGCTGTGGCGGATCGTGGTGCTGGTGCTGGCGGTGGGCATGGTCGGGCACGTCGCACTGCGCGCGGTCGGCGCACGCCGCGGACTGCCTGTTGCCGGTTTCTTCTCCGGATTCGCCTCCTCCACCGCGGCCGTTGCCAGCTACGGCCGCCTGGCGCGTGACCAGCCGCGCCTGGCGACGGAGGCCGCCGCCGCCGCGCTGCTCTCCAACCTGGCCTCGGTGCTGCTGCTGGCCGCGGTGATCGGCGCCGTGTCGCCGGGCTTCCTGCGCACGGCGGCGTGGCCGCTCGGTGGTGCCGCGATCGGCCTGCTGCTGGTCGCCGCCACCGGCCTGCATCGGACGCGCGGCGACTCGCCTGCCGCCGAGGCGCCACAGGCGCGGGCCTTCCGCCTCAGCCACGCGATCGGCATCGCGCTGCCGATTGCCGCGGTCATGCTCGCCGCCGAGGCCCTGCGGCGCAGCTTCGGCGATGCCGGCGCGCTGATCGGCGCGACGGTCGCCGCGCTGGCCGAACTGCAGGCCGCGGGGGCCACCATCGCGCGGTTGGCCGAGATCGGCGGACTGCCGCATGCGCAGGCGCGCTGGGGCGTGGCCGGCCTGCTCGCGGCGTCGGCGCTGACCAAGCTGGTGCTGGCCTTCGCCAGCGGCGGGGCGCGCTATGGCCGCATCACGGGCGGTGGGCTGGTGCTGATGGTGGTGCTGGCCGCCGCCGGCGCATGGCTGGCGCCCGCCTGA
- the purD gene encoding phosphoribosylamine--glycine ligase yields the protein MKVLVIGSGGREHALAWKLAQSPDVHDVLVAPGNAGTAIEGKCRNVAIAVSELDALLQLAQDEAVAFTLVGPEVPLVAGIVDRFRAAGLRIFGPTAAAAQLEGSKAFAKAFLERHGIPTAHYAVFTDAGEAVAHVRAHGAPIVVKADGLAAGKGVIVAMTLAEAEAAIDDMLAGDAFGDAGARVVVEEFLEGEEASFIAIVDGTTALPMATSQDHKRVGDGDTGPNTGGMGAYSPAPVVTPAVHARVMREVIEPTVRGMAADGIPFTGFLYAGLMIDGDGMPKVIEFNVRFGDPETQPVMMRLQSDLAALIQAAIDGRLAGMEARWDPRPALGVVMAAEGYPGTPRTGDVINAWDVPDLDDTRVFHAGTRLEDGQAVTAGGRVLCVCALGDSVADAQRRAYAELAGISWHGEFHRHDIGWRAIARERG from the coding sequence ATGAAAGTCCTGGTCATCGGTTCCGGCGGCCGCGAGCACGCGCTGGCCTGGAAGCTCGCGCAGTCGCCGGACGTGCACGACGTCCTGGTCGCGCCCGGCAACGCCGGCACCGCCATCGAGGGCAAGTGCCGCAACGTCGCCATCGCCGTCAGCGAGCTGGACGCGCTGCTGCAGCTGGCGCAGGACGAAGCCGTCGCCTTCACCCTGGTCGGCCCCGAGGTGCCGCTGGTCGCCGGCATCGTCGACCGGTTCCGCGCCGCCGGGCTGCGCATCTTCGGGCCCACCGCGGCGGCCGCGCAGCTGGAAGGCAGCAAGGCGTTTGCCAAGGCGTTCCTCGAACGCCACGGCATTCCCACCGCGCACTACGCGGTGTTCACCGATGCGGGCGAGGCGGTCGCCCACGTGCGCGCGCATGGCGCGCCGATCGTGGTCAAGGCCGATGGCCTGGCCGCCGGCAAGGGCGTGATCGTGGCGATGACGCTGGCCGAGGCGGAAGCGGCGATCGACGACATGCTCGCCGGCGACGCCTTCGGCGACGCCGGCGCGCGCGTGGTGGTGGAGGAATTCCTCGAAGGCGAGGAAGCCAGCTTCATCGCCATCGTCGACGGCACCACCGCGCTGCCGATGGCCACCAGCCAGGACCACAAGCGCGTCGGCGACGGCGACACCGGGCCCAACACCGGCGGCATGGGCGCGTATTCGCCGGCACCCGTGGTCACGCCCGCGGTGCACGCGCGGGTGATGCGCGAGGTGATCGAACCGACCGTGCGCGGCATGGCCGCCGACGGCATCCCGTTCACCGGATTCCTTTACGCGGGGCTGATGATCGACGGCGACGGCATGCCGAAGGTCATCGAATTCAACGTGCGCTTCGGCGATCCCGAAACCCAGCCGGTGATGATGCGGCTGCAGTCGGACCTCGCGGCATTGATCCAGGCCGCCATCGACGGCCGCCTGGCCGGGATGGAGGCGCGCTGGGATCCGCGGCCCGCGCTCGGCGTGGTGATGGCGGCCGAAGGCTATCCGGGCACGCCGCGCACGGGGGACGTCATCAACGCCTGGGACGTTCCGGACCTCGACGACACCCGTGTGTTCCACGCCGGCACCCGCCTCGAGGACGGGCAGGCCGTCACCGCCGGTGGCCGCGTGCTGTGCGTGTGCGCGCTGGGCGACAGCGTCGCCGACGCGCAGCGGCGCGCCTATGCGGAGCTTGCCGGCATCTCCTGGCACGGCGAGTTCCACCGCCACGACATCGGCTGGCGCGCGATCGCGCGCGAACGCGGCTGA